From the Babylonia areolata isolate BAREFJ2019XMU chromosome 33, ASM4173473v1, whole genome shotgun sequence genome, one window contains:
- the LOC143276794 gene encoding uncharacterized protein LOC143276794 isoform X1, with translation MLSRFIILFCSVHICASHLCMLNPAQRTPLTDINKPDSDSCILLKGPCGGTIPTANKLSIVGGTNFTVIFQKNLNHFNEAHPGYWSVSMARAEGSSFTELFRITDTDVPSLTLYTATVTAPEVATGSEPVPMVLQTRYVTNNPKAPSAFYQCGDVLVRRKD, from the exons TTCATCATTCTGTTTTGCAGCGTGCATATCTGTGCTTCTCATCTCTGTATGCTGAATCCTGCGCAGCGAACTCCTTTGACAGATATCAACAAACCTG ACAGTGACAGTTGCATACTGTTGAAAGGGCCGTGTGGAGGAACCATACCCACTGCCAACAAGCTGTCCATTGT gggaGGAACCAACTTCACGGTGATTTTTCAGAAGAACCTGAATCACTTCAACGAGGCCCATCCA GGTTACTGGTCAGTGTCCATGGCAAGAGCAGAGGGATCCAGTTTTACAGAACTTTTTCGCATCACTGACACTGACGTTCCATCCTTGACCCTGTACACAGCCACAGTTACTGCCCCTGAGGTCGCCACAGGCAGCGa GCCAGTGCCTATGGTACTACAG actcgtTATGTGACCAACAATCCCAAAGCTCCCTCGGCCTTCTACCAGTGCGGTGATGTCCTTGTTCGTCGAAAGGATTAA
- the LOC143276794 gene encoding uncharacterized protein LOC143276794 isoform X2 yields MSCADSDSCILLKGPCGGTIPTANKLSIVGGTNFTVIFQKNLNHFNEAHPGYWSVSMARAEGSSFTELFRITDTDVPSLTLYTATVTAPEVATGSEPVPMVLQTRYVTNNPKAPSAFYQCGDVLVRRKD; encoded by the exons ATGTCGTGTGCAGACAGTGACAGTTGCATACTGTTGAAAGGGCCGTGTGGAGGAACCATACCCACTGCCAACAAGCTGTCCATTGT gggaGGAACCAACTTCACGGTGATTTTTCAGAAGAACCTGAATCACTTCAACGAGGCCCATCCA GGTTACTGGTCAGTGTCCATGGCAAGAGCAGAGGGATCCAGTTTTACAGAACTTTTTCGCATCACTGACACTGACGTTCCATCCTTGACCCTGTACACAGCCACAGTTACTGCCCCTGAGGTCGCCACAGGCAGCGa GCCAGTGCCTATGGTACTACAG actcgtTATGTGACCAACAATCCCAAAGCTCCCTCGGCCTTCTACCAGTGCGGTGATGTCCTTGTTCGTCGAAAGGATTAA